Proteins encoded together in one Candidatus Sulfotelmatobacter sp. window:
- the nuoH gene encoding NADH-quinone oxidoreductase subunit NuoH — MTLPIWLYILASVIKSGLVLFVLLTAVAYTVWLERKVVGHMQNRWGPTRVGPFGLLQPAADGIKFLFKEDLTPPHVYKPLFLAAPLIAVIFALTSIAVIPFGNSVTIGGYSIPLQITDVNTGLLLILGVTSIGVYGVALAGWSSNNKYSLLGGLRASAQMVSYEISLGLSLVGVLIMSGSLSLRVIVQSQQGHFWGFIPRWNIFTGQFIGFFCYLMAAYAETNRIPFDLPEAETELVAGYHTEYSAMKFAMFFMAEYANMITVGSLATLLFFGGWNGPLFGPRILQTVLPVFWFAAKVFAFLFLYIWVRGTLPRFRYDQLMAFGWKFLLPLSLANLIATAIAVAW, encoded by the coding sequence TTGACGTTACCCATCTGGCTCTACATACTTGCGTCGGTGATCAAGTCCGGGTTGGTGCTGTTCGTGCTGCTCACCGCCGTGGCCTACACCGTGTGGCTGGAGCGCAAGGTGGTGGGCCACATGCAGAATCGCTGGGGCCCCACGCGGGTCGGCCCATTCGGCCTGCTGCAACCCGCCGCCGACGGAATCAAGTTTTTGTTTAAAGAAGACCTGACGCCGCCTCACGTCTACAAGCCGTTGTTCCTGGCGGCGCCGCTGATCGCCGTCATCTTTGCGCTGACATCCATCGCGGTCATTCCGTTTGGCAATTCGGTCACCATCGGCGGCTACAGCATTCCGTTGCAAATCACCGATGTGAACACGGGCCTGCTCCTGATTCTCGGCGTCACCTCGATCGGCGTGTACGGTGTCGCGCTCGCCGGATGGTCGTCGAATAATAAGTATTCTCTGCTTGGCGGCCTGCGCGCGAGCGCGCAGATGGTGAGCTACGAGATTTCTCTCGGCCTGTCCTTGGTGGGCGTGCTGATCATGTCGGGCAGCCTGAGCCTGCGCGTAATTGTGCAATCGCAGCAGGGACACTTCTGGGGATTCATTCCGCGCTGGAATATTTTCACTGGCCAGTTCATCGGCTTCTTCTGTTATCTTATGGCCGCCTACGCGGAAACGAACCGCATCCCATTCGATCTCCCTGAGGCCGAGACCGAACTGGTCGCGGGCTATCACACGGAATACAGCGCGATGAAATTTGCCATGTTCTTCATGGCCGAGTACGCCAACATGATCACGGTGGGCTCGCTGGCTACGCTGTTATTTTTCGGAGGATGGAACGGCCCGCTTTTCGGCCCCAGGATTCTTCAGACCGTCCTGCCAGTATTCTGGTTTGCGGCGAAGGTTTTCGCATTTCTCTTTTTATATATCTGGGTGCGGGGCACGTTGCCGCGCTTCCGTTATGACCAGTTGATGGCGTTTGGCTGGAAGTTTCTGCTTCCGCTGTCGCTGGCAAATCTGATCGCAACTGCGATTGCAGTAGCGTGGTAA
- a CDS encoding NADH-quinone oxidoreductase subunit J, translating into MSIHLILFLAFGAVCVAGAINLLAQTHPINSALSLIAVMAALAGEYLLLGAEFVAAVQVIVYAGAIMVLFVFTIMLLNAGVEERTQGSRVAILFGVPGMLLGSVLLAWVFLRHSGTEAVAAGALPGDPNTIGGLLFHDFLLPFEITSVLILIAIMGAVVLASKPATSAVGKVED; encoded by the coding sequence ATGAGCATTCACCTAATCCTGTTCCTGGCTTTCGGGGCCGTTTGCGTGGCGGGGGCAATTAACCTGTTGGCGCAGACACATCCGATTAATAGCGCGTTGTCGCTGATTGCTGTGATGGCCGCACTGGCGGGCGAATATCTCCTATTAGGTGCGGAGTTCGTCGCAGCGGTGCAGGTGATCGTTTACGCCGGCGCCATCATGGTGCTCTTCGTTTTCACTATCATGCTCTTGAATGCCGGGGTCGAAGAGCGTACCCAGGGCAGCCGTGTCGCCATTTTATTTGGCGTCCCGGGAATGCTGCTGGGCAGTGTTCTGCTGGCCTGGGTCTTTCTGCGGCATTCCGGCACCGAAGCCGTGGCAGCGGGCGCTCTGCCGGGCGATCCCAACACCATCGGCGGATTGCTGTTTCACGATTTCCTGCTTCCCTTTGAAATTACTTCCGTCCTGATTCTGATCGCCATCATGGGCGCTGTTGTGCTGGCCAGCAAACCGGCGACTTCGGCGGTGGGCAAGGTGGAGGACTGA
- the nuoK gene encoding NADH-quinone oxidoreductase subunit NuoK produces the protein MVPLSYYLVLSGILFACGVTGFLIKRNIITIFMSIELMLNGVNLSFVAFAAHWHSLAGQVFVFFVMVVAAAEAAVGLAIIIAVYRTRETLNVDQVNLLKL, from the coding sequence ATGGTGCCTCTTTCTTATTACCTCGTGCTGAGCGGAATTCTGTTCGCCTGCGGCGTGACCGGATTCCTCATCAAGCGCAACATCATCACCATCTTCATGTCGATTGAACTGATGCTGAACGGCGTGAATCTTTCGTTCGTCGCGTTCGCGGCGCATTGGCATTCACTGGCGGGGCAGGTTTTCGTCTTCTTCGTGATGGTCGTGGCCGCGGCGGAAGCGGCGGTCGGCCTGGCGATTATCATCGCCGTTTATCGCACGCGCGAAACTTTGAATGTGGATCAGGTGAACCTGCTCAAGCTATGA
- the nuoL gene encoding NADH-quinone oxidoreductase subunit L: MTSSLNLWLIPVLPLAGAAINGFLGKKSSRTAVSVIALFFSGAAFAWALSVALRVSAESLPYQEFFAHWIRSGSFMVDFAFYLDQLSLIMLLVVTGVGFLIHIYSVGYMWDDPGYYRFFTYLNLFMFFMLTLVLANNYLMMFIGWEGVGLASYLLIGFWFTKDSAASAGKKAFIVNRIGDFGFLIGIFLIIQHFGSLTFTEVFAKVQPLAPETAGAGFLTAMGILLMVGACGKSAQIPLYVWLPDAMEGPTPVSALIHAATMVTAGVYMVSRSHMIFERAPMALMVVAIIGTLTAFFAATIGIAQTDIKKVLAYSTVSQLGYMFMACGVGAFSAGIFHLMTHAFFKGLLFLGAGSVIHAVAGEQDMRKMGGLRSYIPWTFMTMGIATLAIAGIPPFAGFWSKDEILWKAYQSNPIYWVIGVITAFMTSFYMFRLLFMTFWGDYQGAHVDEHGHAFHAQGDHGHGEPHESPWVMLGPLMILAILSTVGGLVGIRNGFEHFLDPVFGHEFPRAMTEGSGRTELLLMAFSVLFALAGAILAYVLYVSKPYLPQKIADGLNGFYAAVLNKYYVDELYAKLFVKPLIDGSTAILWQGVDRKVIDDSVNNAAEGARHVSDEVRHMQSGNLRSYAGWVAAGAAVMIAFMIWMGVGQ, translated from the coding sequence ATGACTTCGTCTCTCAATCTGTGGCTGATCCCCGTGCTCCCGCTGGCGGGCGCCGCGATCAACGGCTTTCTCGGAAAGAAGTCGTCGCGCACCGCGGTGAGCGTGATTGCGCTATTTTTTTCTGGCGCTGCCTTCGCCTGGGCGCTGTCGGTTGCGCTGCGCGTTTCGGCCGAGTCTCTTCCGTATCAGGAATTCTTCGCGCACTGGATCCGCTCCGGCAGTTTTATGGTTGATTTCGCCTTCTACCTCGATCAGCTTTCGCTGATCATGCTGCTGGTCGTCACTGGCGTCGGATTTCTTATCCATATTTATTCCGTCGGCTACATGTGGGACGACCCTGGCTACTACCGCTTCTTCACTTATCTCAACCTATTCATGTTCTTCATGTTGACGCTGGTGCTGGCCAACAACTATCTGATGATGTTCATTGGATGGGAAGGCGTGGGCCTCGCGTCATATCTACTGATCGGATTCTGGTTCACCAAAGATTCCGCGGCATCGGCCGGCAAAAAGGCTTTCATCGTCAACCGCATTGGCGACTTCGGATTTCTTATCGGCATTTTTCTAATCATCCAGCATTTCGGCTCGCTGACCTTCACCGAAGTATTCGCCAAAGTTCAGCCGTTGGCACCGGAGACTGCCGGCGCTGGTTTTCTCACCGCGATGGGAATTTTGCTGATGGTCGGCGCTTGCGGAAAGTCCGCGCAGATCCCCCTCTACGTATGGCTTCCCGATGCCATGGAGGGGCCCACACCAGTTTCTGCGCTGATTCATGCTGCGACCATGGTGACAGCGGGAGTCTATATGGTCTCGCGCTCGCACATGATTTTCGAGCGCGCGCCAATGGCTCTGATGGTAGTCGCGATCATTGGAACGCTAACAGCATTTTTCGCCGCAACCATCGGCATTGCGCAAACCGACATCAAGAAAGTTCTCGCTTACTCCACCGTCTCGCAGCTGGGCTACATGTTCATGGCGTGCGGCGTGGGCGCATTTTCCGCCGGAATTTTTCACCTCATGACGCACGCCTTCTTCAAGGGCCTGCTATTCCTGGGCGCCGGTTCGGTGATCCACGCCGTGGCCGGCGAGCAGGACATGCGCAAGATGGGCGGCCTGCGCTCCTACATTCCGTGGACCTTCATGACCATGGGCATCGCGACGCTGGCCATCGCAGGAATTCCGCCATTTGCGGGCTTCTGGAGCAAAGACGAAATCCTCTGGAAGGCGTATCAGTCCAATCCGATTTACTGGGTGATTGGTGTCATCACCGCATTCATGACATCGTTCTACATGTTCCGTCTCTTGTTCATGACTTTTTGGGGCGATTATCAGGGCGCGCACGTGGATGAACATGGACACGCCTTCCACGCGCAGGGCGATCACGGCCATGGCGAGCCGCATGAAAGCCCCTGGGTAATGCTCGGGCCGCTGATGATTCTCGCGATCCTATCGACAGTCGGAGGTCTGGTCGGAATTCGCAATGGTTTCGAGCATTTCCTCGATCCGGTATTTGGCCATGAATTTCCCCGCGCCATGACCGAAGGCTCGGGGAGGACCGAACTCTTGTTGATGGCTTTTTCCGTGCTTTTCGCGTTGGCGGGCGCGATTCTGGCTTACGTGCTTTACGTGAGCAAACCGTATCTTCCGCAGAAGATCGCCGACGGGCTCAATGGCTTTTACGCCGCGGTCCTGAATAAATATTACGTTGACGAACTTTACGCCAAGCTCTTCGTTAAGCCGTTGATCGACGGATCGACCGCCATTCTGTGGCAGGGCGTCGACCGCAAAGTGATCGACGACTCGGTCAACAATGCGGCCGAGGGTGCGCGGCACGTCTCCGATGAAGTTCGCCACATGCAGTCGGGCAATTTGCGCTCCTATGCGGGCTGGGTTGCCGCCGGCGCCGCCGTAATGATTGCCTTCATGATCTGGATGGGGGTAGGACAATGA
- a CDS encoding NADH-quinone oxidoreductase subunit M yields MNGPSLDSIILTLVTFAPLAGAVLLVLLPRRDRDIRIFSLVVSLLTFVLSLHLPVYLHRSQAGFQYEIDRPWISTPNIHYHMGIDGISVWLVVLTTFLTPLCVLISWKSVHDRVKEFFILLLIMETALIGVFTSLDLFLFYFFWEATLIPMALLIGVFGHERKVYAAVKFFMYTMIASVFMLAAILWLYAHTGSFDFVTIRDQIARGAVPNFPAAAQWLFLGFFLAFAVKVPLFPFHTWLPDAHVEAPTAGSVLLAGVLLKMGTYGMLRFNLGLFPEQARHNASWIMILALIGIIYGALVAMVQPNMKKLIAYSSVSHLGFVVLGIFSFTQTGLNGAMFVMLAHGVSTGGLFMLAGILHERRHTYEISEFGGLASITPIYAASYLFIVLASVGLPLLNGFIGEFLVLSGAFQDKAIYGILGATGIVWSAAYLLWMYQRVFYGKVTNPINNSMGDMIGFEKAAVWPCAAAALAMGVAPILWLGAIDPAVQAALTPFTQVVSKVVGQ; encoded by the coding sequence ATGAACGGCCCCAGCCTCGATTCGATAATTCTCACGCTGGTGACTTTCGCGCCGCTCGCAGGCGCGGTGCTGCTCGTGCTGCTGCCGCGTCGTGACCGCGATATTCGAATATTCTCGCTCGTCGTCTCTTTACTAACTTTCGTGCTTTCGCTTCACCTTCCGGTCTATCTGCATCGCTCCCAGGCGGGGTTTCAGTACGAGATCGATCGTCCCTGGATTTCCACTCCCAACATTCACTACCACATGGGCATCGACGGTATCTCCGTGTGGCTCGTTGTGCTCACCACGTTCCTCACTCCACTGTGCGTGCTGATCTCCTGGAAATCTGTGCACGACCGGGTAAAGGAATTCTTCATTCTTCTGCTGATCATGGAAACGGCGCTGATCGGTGTTTTTACCTCGCTCGATCTTTTCCTCTTTTATTTCTTCTGGGAAGCCACGCTGATTCCGATGGCCCTGCTGATCGGCGTGTTCGGCCACGAGCGCAAGGTCTATGCAGCCGTGAAATTCTTCATGTACACGATGATCGCGTCTGTTTTCATGCTGGCAGCGATTCTGTGGCTGTACGCTCATACCGGCAGCTTCGACTTCGTCACGATCCGCGATCAGATTGCGCGCGGCGCAGTACCGAATTTCCCGGCCGCGGCACAGTGGTTGTTCCTTGGTTTTTTCCTGGCATTCGCGGTGAAGGTTCCGCTCTTCCCATTCCACACCTGGCTGCCGGATGCGCACGTCGAAGCCCCGACCGCGGGATCGGTGCTGTTGGCCGGCGTTCTGCTCAAGATGGGCACCTACGGCATGCTGCGCTTCAACCTCGGCCTGTTTCCCGAGCAAGCCCGCCACAACGCTTCATGGATCATGATCCTTGCCCTTATCGGGATCATTTATGGCGCACTGGTAGCGATGGTGCAGCCCAACATGAAGAAGCTGATCGCGTACTCTTCCGTCAGCCATCTGGGCTTCGTGGTGCTCGGCATCTTCAGCTTCACGCAAACTGGACTGAATGGCGCCATGTTCGTCATGCTGGCTCACGGAGTTTCGACCGGCGGGCTTTTCATGCTGGCCGGCATTCTCCACGAACGGCGCCACACTTATGAAATTTCGGAATTCGGCGGCCTCGCTTCCATCACGCCGATTTACGCAGCCTCGTATCTGTTCATCGTTCTGGCTTCGGTCGGACTTCCATTGCTCAACGGCTTTATCGGCGAATTCCTGGTGCTGAGCGGGGCATTTCAGGACAAAGCTATCTACGGAATTCTCGGCGCAACCGGCATCGTCTGGAGCGCGGCCTATCTGCTGTGGATGTACCAGCGCGTGTTCTATGGCAAGGTGACGAATCCCATCAATAATTCCATGGGCGACATGATCGGCTTCGAGAAGGCGGCCGTATGGCCTTGCGCAGCAGCCGCGCTGGCGATGGGCGTGGCTCCGATTTTGTGGCTGGGCGCCATCGATCCTGCCGTGCAGGCCGCGCTCACTCCGTTCACGCAGGTAGTCAGCAAGGTGGTGGGCCAATGA
- a CDS encoding NADH-quinone oxidoreductase subunit N, whose translation MTALALLQTTLPIPPSVPQTIPQGVDYIRVLPELILSAFGILVMLLDPLVDEEKSQKLLGFLGLGGAVAALLATYYMAHFPGLAFSNMVKVDSFSVFFHFLIIAIAAVVILSSFEYMAVQKIRAGEYYALVLFGTVGMALMSSAIELVLIFIGLEISSISTYILAGFRRSEASSAESSLKYFLLGSFATAFFLYGVALMFGATGSTNIALISQKLQAGPVEVLVYVAMALMFVGLGFKVAAAPFHIWTPDVYEGAPAPVVGFMSTAPKAAAFAVLLRVVFTINAPGRYWPIWVAAAFSMTLGNIGALVQTNIKRLLAYSSIAHAGYVLVAFAMTASDNSAAGISAAMFYTASYAAMNVGAFAVVSHFANAGERYVTLEDYEGLGRTSPLLAVTLTIFLLSLIGIPMTGGFFAKFYVFSAAVKSNLIWLTLIGVVNSAIGAYYYLRVVVAMYMRESRKPVLVGPVPFGLGLALAITILATLYLGILPNQVLQYAQQSAQELRPPQLPADSAQARQNPPPARVSGR comes from the coding sequence ATGACGGCACTCGCCTTACTCCAAACGACATTGCCAATCCCTCCGTCGGTTCCGCAGACGATTCCGCAAGGCGTCGATTATATCCGCGTTCTGCCCGAACTGATTCTCTCCGCCTTCGGCATCTTGGTCATGCTTCTCGATCCTCTGGTTGACGAAGAAAAGAGCCAGAAGTTGCTGGGTTTTCTGGGGCTCGGCGGCGCGGTCGCCGCGCTTCTCGCGACGTACTATATGGCGCATTTTCCCGGCCTCGCATTTTCCAACATGGTGAAGGTCGATTCCTTCAGCGTATTCTTCCATTTTCTGATCATTGCGATCGCTGCCGTCGTGATCCTCAGTTCGTTCGAGTACATGGCGGTGCAAAAGATTCGCGCGGGCGAGTATTACGCACTCGTTCTTTTCGGCACGGTCGGCATGGCTCTGATGTCCTCGGCCATTGAACTGGTTTTAATTTTTATCGGTCTGGAAATCTCTTCAATTTCCACTTACATCCTCGCAGGATTCCGTCGCAGCGAGGCCTCGAGCGCGGAATCGTCGCTCAAGTATTTTCTTCTCGGCTCTTTCGCGACCGCTTTTTTCCTTTATGGCGTGGCGCTCATGTTCGGCGCCACGGGATCCACGAACATTGCCCTCATCAGCCAGAAGCTGCAAGCCGGTCCTGTCGAAGTGCTCGTCTATGTGGCTATGGCACTAATGTTCGTCGGCCTTGGATTCAAAGTGGCTGCTGCGCCATTCCATATCTGGACGCCCGACGTTTACGAAGGTGCGCCCGCTCCCGTCGTCGGCTTCATGTCGACCGCACCCAAAGCGGCAGCTTTCGCCGTTCTGCTGCGCGTTGTATTCACCATCAATGCCCCTGGCCGCTATTGGCCCATCTGGGTGGCGGCGGCTTTCTCCATGACGCTGGGCAATATAGGCGCGCTCGTGCAGACGAATATTAAGCGTCTGCTGGCTTACTCTTCAATTGCCCATGCCGGATATGTTCTGGTGGCGTTCGCGATGACCGCCTCGGACAACTCCGCTGCCGGAATTTCCGCGGCCATGTTTTACACCGCTTCCTACGCCGCCATGAACGTGGGCGCGTTCGCGGTGGTCAGCCACTTCGCCAACGCCGGCGAGCGCTACGTGACCCTCGAAGACTATGAAGGTTTGGGCCGTACCTCTCCACTGCTGGCAGTTACACTCACAATTTTTCTGCTCTCGCTGATCGGCATCCCGATGACGGGAGGCTTTTTCGCCAAGTTCTACGTTTTCAGCGCGGCGGTGAAATCGAACTTGATTTGGCTCACCCTCATCGGCGTGGTAAACAGCGCCATCGGCGCTTACTACTATCTCCGCGTTGTGGTCGCGATGTACATGCGGGAATCACGTAAGCCCGTCCTAGTCGGTCCGGTTCCTTTTGGACTCGGCCTCGCGCTCGCGATCACCATTCTGGCCACGCTTTATCTTGGCATCCTGCCCAATCAGGTCCTGCAATACGCGCAACAGTCCGCGCAGGAGTTGCGTCCTCCGCAATTGCCCGCTGACTCCGCACAGGCCAGGCAAAACCCGCCCCCAGCGCGCGTTTCAGGGCGCTGA
- the aroF gene encoding 3-deoxy-7-phosphoheptulonate synthase — translation MIVNMSEKATEQEINHVIERIREAGYQPHVTRGTERTIVAAVGSGRRHEIEALQVAPGVDNVVAIAQPFKLVSRQVRPERTVVNINGVAIGGPEVVVIAGPCSVESRAQLFDTAHAVKRAGAAMLRGGAYKPRTSPYDFQGLGLEALKILRAAREETGLPVVTEVMSTEDIDIICEHVDMLQVGARNMQNFALLRRLATVSKPILLKRGPSATVKEWLLAAEYLLSGGNQQVVLCERGIKTFETEMRNTIDLAAVALARDLSHLPVIADPSHGTGKQSLIAAVSRAAVAVGADGLIIEVHPCPERALSDGPQSLDFAGFGKVMRSLAEPLRQTASLPAALPAAL, via the coding sequence ATGATCGTCAACATGTCAGAGAAAGCCACCGAGCAGGAAATCAATCATGTCATTGAACGAATCCGCGAAGCTGGCTACCAGCCCCACGTCACACGCGGCACCGAGCGCACCATTGTCGCCGCCGTCGGTAGCGGACGCAGGCACGAGATCGAAGCGCTGCAAGTTGCTCCCGGCGTGGACAACGTGGTCGCGATCGCTCAACCCTTCAAACTGGTCAGCCGCCAGGTCAGGCCCGAACGCACCGTCGTAAACATCAATGGCGTTGCCATCGGTGGTCCTGAAGTCGTCGTCATCGCCGGCCCGTGTTCGGTTGAATCGCGCGCGCAGTTGTTCGACACGGCCCACGCCGTAAAACGAGCCGGAGCCGCGATGCTGCGTGGCGGTGCGTACAAACCACGCACTTCACCGTACGATTTTCAGGGCCTCGGCCTCGAGGCGCTGAAAATTCTGCGTGCCGCTCGCGAAGAAACCGGACTGCCCGTGGTCACCGAAGTGATGAGCACCGAAGATATCGACATAATTTGCGAACATGTGGACATGCTGCAAGTGGGTGCGCGCAACATGCAGAATTTCGCTCTGCTGCGCCGTCTCGCCACGGTCAGCAAGCCGATCCTGCTGAAGCGTGGGCCGTCTGCCACGGTGAAAGAATGGCTGCTTGCCGCCGAGTACCTGCTCTCGGGCGGCAATCAGCAAGTTGTCTTGTGCGAGCGCGGAATTAAGACCTTTGAAACTGAGATGCGCAATACCATCGACCTCGCGGCGGTCGCGTTGGCCCGCGATCTTTCGCACCTGCCCGTAATTGCGGATCCTTCGCACGGCACCGGCAAGCAAAGTTTGATCGCAGCTGTATCCCGTGCGGCGGTTGCTGTCGGCGCGGATGGATTGATCATTGAAGTTCATCCCTGCCCGGAGCGCGCTCTCTCCGATGGTCCGCAGTCGCTCGACTTCGCCGGTTTCGGCAAGGTTATGCGCTCCCTGGCGGAGCCGCTGCGGCAGACTGCCAGCCTGCCCGCTGCCCTGCCGGCAGCGTTGTAG
- the agaR gene encoding transcriptional repressor AgaR, translating into MLNEERRRAILDQLTHQGRVLVTELARQFETSQVTIRKDLEILHAHGLVHRTHGGALPSRDGALEDPTLREKEKLHHQEKMRIADSAAEKVKEGQVLILDSGTTTTAIARALRNFKNLTIITNAVNIAAELAGTAVEVILTGGTLRKNSFSLVGPIAEETLRRLSADLLFLGVDGFDVHYGLSTPNLLEAKVNRVMVEVARKTVAVCDASKFGRRSLSLIAPPSALHEVITDRGAPRSAVRALKQAGIEVTLV; encoded by the coding sequence GTGCTAAACGAAGAACGTCGCCGCGCCATTCTCGATCAACTCACCCATCAGGGCCGGGTTCTCGTCACCGAACTTGCCCGCCAATTCGAAACCTCGCAGGTTACGATTCGGAAGGATCTCGAAATCCTGCACGCTCACGGCCTGGTGCACCGCACTCATGGTGGCGCACTCCCTTCCCGCGACGGAGCGCTCGAAGACCCCACGCTGCGCGAAAAAGAAAAGCTGCACCACCAGGAAAAAATGCGTATCGCGGACAGCGCCGCTGAAAAAGTAAAAGAAGGTCAGGTGCTGATTCTCGACTCCGGCACCACGACCACCGCGATCGCCCGCGCCCTGCGCAATTTCAAGAACCTCACCATCATTACGAATGCCGTCAACATCGCCGCGGAACTCGCTGGCACAGCAGTCGAAGTGATTCTGACCGGCGGCACGCTGCGCAAGAATTCTTTTTCGCTCGTCGGCCCCATCGCCGAGGAAACCCTGCGCCGCCTCAGCGCCGATCTTTTATTTCTGGGCGTAGATGGCTTCGACGTCCACTACGGATTAAGCACGCCCAACCTTCTGGAAGCGAAAGTGAATCGCGTGATGGTCGAAGTCGCCAGGAAAACCGTGGCCGTCTGCGATGCCAGCAAATTTGGCCGCCGCAGCCTGAGCCTGATCGCTCCGCCTTCGGCGCTGCACGAAGTGATCACCGACCGCGGCGCTCCCAGGTCCGCCGTCCGCGCCCTGAAACAAGCCGGAATCGAAGTCACGCTGGTGTGA